A region of the Corynebacterium falsenii genome:
CGGCGCCCAGGGCGAAGCCGAAGATCTGAATGAACGGCAACGGCTGGAAAATGAAGCTGGCGAACACGCCGATCATGATGAGCGCGGCGGCCGTCACCACGCGCGCGCCGAGCTCAAAGCCGAACACCACGGAGTCTTCCGTGCGGCTGTACTTCGACCCGCGTGCGGAGTCTTGCGATTCGTGGATGTAGCGCTCCCGCATCCGGGAGACGATGAACACTTGGTAATCCATCGCCAGCCCGAAAGTCACGCCGATGAGGAAGATCGGCATGAAGCTGATCAGCGGCCCCGGCGAGGGCCACAGTCCCCAGAGCCCTTCCTGCCACACCAGCACGGTCACGCCGAAGGCCGCGCCGACGGAGAGCAGGAAGCCACCGGCGGCCATGAGCGGCACGAGCAGGCTGCGGAACACCATGAGCAGCAGCACCAACGCCAGCCCCACGACCAGCGCGAGGTAGAGCGGCATGGCGCTGGCGAGGCGATCGGTGACGTCCTGCTGGATCGGCATGAAGCCGGTGATGCCCATGTCCACGCCGATTTCTGCTTCGATCTGCGACTGCTGGTCGCGGAGGGCGTGGATGAGGTTGACGGTCTCTTCATCGCGCAACCCGCCCCTGGGGGTAACGAGGATCTGCGCCGTGGTTCCGTCCGGACTCTCACCAACGAGCTGCGCGTGTTCCACCGCAGCGTTCGCATTGAGCTGCTCCACGGCATAGATGAACGACGCCTGCGTGGCGCGCTTCTGCAGGGTATCGGCCTGCTCCGGAGGCTGTGCTGGGGCGGGCGCTTGCTCTGGCGCAGGGGCAGGTGCCTGTTCCGGGGCTGCATTCGGATCCGCAGGCGGGTTCTCCTCGCCGGGAGCAGCAGGCGCAGGGGCAGGCGCAGGCTGAGCTGCCTGGGCGAGGATGAGCGGGCGTAGTGCCTCCGACTGCGGATTCGCATGCTCGCCATTGACCACCACGAGGAACGGAGCATTGCGCCCCGGGCCGAAGCCCTCCTGGATCATCTCCGCGGACTTGCGCTGGGTGGAGTTCACGTTCGCAGTCATGTCATTCGGCAGCGACAGCTGCAGATTCATCGCCGGCACGGTCAGCGCCGCGAGGCTGAGTGTGACCACGCCAATCATGATGCCGGGGAAGCGATACACCAGGCCGATCCACCGCTCACCCAACCCGGGACCGGTCTTCCTGCGACGGCGGCGGGGGCGGCGGGATGTGGAGTCCGTAGTGGCGTCGGAAAAAATGCGGCGCCCGAACAGTCCCAGAAGCGCAGGCAGCAGGGTCAATGCGACCAAGACAGCAATGAGGACGCTGGCCGCGGCGAAATACCCCATGTATGTGAGAAAGGGGATGTCGACGAGGCGCAGGCCCACGAGCGCAACGATGACCGTGAGACCAGCGAGGACCACCGCAGATCCGGCGGTGCCGGTGGCGAGGCCGATGGCGTCTGTGCGGTCGCGACCGCGGCGGAGCTCGTCGCGGTACCGGGACATGATGAACAGGGCATAGTCGATGCCCACGGCCAACCCGATCATCACGCCAAGGGTGGGCGTGATCGAATTCAGCGGCAGCACAGCGGTGGCGCCCAGCGTGAGGAGAGCACCGATGCCCACGCCGACGATCGCGGTGATCAGCGGCATGCTCGCGGCCAGTAGGGAACCGAAAGTGAACAACAGAATGACCAGCGCAACGATCACGCCGGCGGCCTCGGAGATGGGCTCCACGGCGATAGGGTCACCGTAACCGGGACCGCCGACTTCGACGGTCA
Encoded here:
- a CDS encoding MMPL family transporter → MAKFLFHVGRWSYLHKRLVIAVWLIIFAAVAGVALSFQKGFNDIFEIDDVPSSHATELLMEKFPGTKNPAASADVNVVFEAPEGQTLNEPQYMQAMDKTMESLRTDVPDFKAGLQFGNPVTLNEQIQTQVVDQLTKQGLPESTAKADAHNIRTLSDDGRYGVSTFSFDVPLPADVTKADRQAVQDAIQISRDAGLTVEVGGPGYGDPIAVEPISEAAGVIVALVILLFTFGSLLAASMPLITAIVGVGIGALLTLGATAVLPLNSITPTLGVMIGLAVGIDYALFIMSRYRDELRRGRDRTDAIGLATGTAGSAVVLAGLTVIVALVGLRLVDIPFLTYMGYFAAASVLIAVLVALTLLPALLGLFGRRIFSDATTDSTSRRPRRRRRKTGPGLGERWIGLVYRFPGIMIGVVTLSLAALTVPAMNLQLSLPNDMTANVNSTQRKSAEMIQEGFGPGRNAPFLVVVNGEHANPQSEALRPLILAQAAQPAPAPAPAAPGEENPPADPNAAPEQAPAPAPEQAPAPAQPPEQADTLQKRATQASFIYAVEQLNANAAVEHAQLVGESPDGTTAQILVTPRGGLRDEETVNLIHALRDQQSQIEAEIGVDMGITGFMPIQQDVTDRLASAMPLYLALVVGLALVLLLMVFRSLLVPLMAAGGFLLSVGAAFGVTVLVWQEGLWGLWPSPGPLISFMPIFLIGVTFGLAMDYQVFIVSRMRERYIHESQDSARGSKYSRTEDSVVFGFELGARVVTAAALIMIGVFASFIFQPLPFIQIFGFALGAGVLFDAFFVRMTMIPALMILFNRATWYMPRWLDKILPTFDVEGSALERAFSAGELDQR